The Posidoniimonas polymericola genome includes the window TAAGGGGCTCAGGCCGCCTTGCGGCGGCGTGAGACAAGCGGCGCGGCCGCGATCAGGCCCAGCAGCATGGCGGTCGGCTCGGGCGCCGCCGCGGCGGCCGCCGAACCAGCGCTGGCGTTCGAGATGCCGTAGTGATTCCGCCAAAGGAAGTAGTCCGCCTGGACTACGTTGCCGCTGGCGTCATTCGAGCCGTTGCCGTTCAGCACGCTGTCGCTCTGGCCCAGGTTGTCGCGCCAGATCGTGTAGTCGGCGCCGTTCACGAGGCCGTCATCGTTGAAGTCGCCGAACAGGGCGGCGCCGGCGAACGCCTCGTAGATCACGGCGCCCGACACCCCCTGCTCTTGGCCGAGCAGCAGGAACTCGAACTCCAGGTCACGCGAGCCGGAGCCGTCGCCGACGTACACGTTGCCCAGGTTCATCGCGTCGCCGGGGGCGATCTCGGTGCCGCCCGCATTGATCGCGAACTCGCCGACCAGCGAGCTGTCGACGCTCAGCAGTTCGAGCCACGAGCCGCTGCCCTCGACCTCCTGGTCGTCGAGGCTGCTCCAGCCCGCCGACGAGAGCGACTGCGAGTCGGACTGCACGTGGTAGCCGTCGATCTGGACGGCCGAGCCGGACGTGTTTCGGAGGTAGGCCTCGCCGGTGACCGGGTCGACCTGCAGCAGCAGCGTGTTGACTGCCGTGCCGGTGTAGCTGACCACGCCGTTGATGATGGCGCCGTCCGACGCGCGTGAGTAGGTAAACTGCAGGTCCTCGGCGGACTCGCCAAAGCCGCCCGCGAACGGGTTGTAGACCGAGCCGAGCGAGGTCGACGCGCCGGACGCGAAGGTGACTTCGCCGGAGGCCTTGAGCTCGCCGACGGTGTTCGCGTCGGCCGCGACCGGGATCCAGTCCGACCCGAAGCCGGGCCGCCCATTAAGGCTCGACCAGCCGCTGCTACGCAGGGCGCCAACGCCGTCCGACGCGAGGAAGTAGCTGTCCATCGAAAGGGTCGAGCCGCCGGGCTGCGTGATCGTGGCGACCCCGGTGTCGCGGTTGACCTCCATCACGAGCACCTCTTCGAGGCTCACGTTGGCCTGCACCCGGCTAGCGACGTCGGCGGTGCTGAGGATGAGCTTCTGGCCGAACGGCAGCGGCGAGGAAGACTCCAGGTTGCTGAAGGCCCCGCTGAACGCGTTGGCCTCGAGCACGGTCCAGCTGCTGCCGATCGACGGCGCCGCATCGAAGTTCATCGTCAGCGTGCCGCCGAGGGTGGCGGTTTCACCGGCGCTGATCATGCCGCTGCTCGCGCCGCTCACCTCGACCTGGTAGTTCGAGCCGGCGCCGAAATTGAGCGTCGTGGTGGTGCTGAAGTCGGCGTTGGGGTAGACCTGGGTCGTGCCGTTGAGGACCGCGGCGTTGGGGGTCAGGGTCGCCGTGCCGGCGCCGGACGCGGCGCCCACGGTGATGGTGTTGGCCGCGTTGACGCCCGTGGTGAGCGGCCCCTGGGCGGTGAGCGTGCCGCCTGGAAGCACCGTCACGACGCCGACGCCGGACGGGCCGACGCTGATGCCGCCGTTCCACAGGTCCGCCGTCGCCACGGCCAGCACGCCTCCGCTGCGGACCTCGAGGGTCCCGGTGTCGGCGATTGTCGTGCCGAGCGCGACCTGGCCGGGCGACGTGCCGCCGTCGGTCTGCACAAAGGCCAGGCGGCCGTCGTCGATCACGGCGCGTTCGTTGAATCCGGCGCTCGGCACAAACATGTTCTCGAACGGGTCCAGCCAGTTGTCGTCGACAAAGTAGTCCCCGCTGGCGGGCTGGAAGACAACGTCGGTCTGGGCCTGGGCGGCGCCGACCAACGCCAGCCCGGCGAGGAGTGTAGCTGCAGTCTTTAGGGAGAGTCTCATGGCAGTCAGGCCTTCAAGGTTGGTATTCAGATGAGCGTGCGGAACGGCGAGCAGGGGTTTCAGGCGGTCCCCTCTCTCCGGCCGCGACGGGCGCCAATCGCGGCGACCGCGACCAGGGCGGTCGCGAGGCTTGTCGGCTCAGGAATGCCCAACGAAGCGAGCATCGCCGGCGTCACGGCGCCCGGGAAGTTCGACTTCCACTCGCGGAAGTCGAACAGGTCGACCCGGCCGTCGCCGGTCAGGTCGCCGGTGGTGCGGACCGCGCCGGTGCTGCGGAAGTTGGCGGCGATGATGTCGAGGTCGCTGATCATGTCGCCGTCGAGCTCGAAGGCGTCGACGTCGCCGTCGCCGTCGACGTCGCCCGGGGTCGAGGGGCCGGCGGTCGCCGAGGCGAACGCGACCGCGATGTCGCGGTCGCCGCTGCCGGAGAAGCCGCCCGACTCGGTGTAGAAGGCTCCGTCGGCGTAGAGGTCGCCGGTGTTCAGCGTGTGGACCAGGGCCCCGATGTTGGTCGTGGCGTCAAAGTTGCTGATCTCCAGGCCGTAGCCGGTGGTCCCCTCGAAGCGGGCCGGCAGCTCAAAGATGTCGCCGGCGGTCAGCGACACGCCGATCCGCTCGTCGGTGTCGATCGTGGTGGGGAAGCTAAAGGTAGTGACCAGGGCGCCGGGCGACCACGGCGAGGCGTTCACGTCGTCAACCTCGTAGAGGTTCAGCACCAGGCCGCCGTTCGCGTCCTGGACGTCCAGGCCGACAATGATCTGCCCAACGTCAAACGTGGCGGGGTTCTTGAAGGTCTGCCGCAGCATGCGGTCGGCGGCCACGTTGCGCGACGCAGTCGTGCCGGCGAGCGGGTTCACCGTGAAGATCGACGGGAAGTCCGGGAACGCGGGGTCCGCCGTCAGGCTGACAACGGCCAGGGCAGACGATCCGGCGGCGAAAGTCGCGCCGACGAGACACGTGATGGTCAGCCTCTGAAGTAGGCGCCAGATTGAGGTCATCAGAAACTCCTAGAAGTTAATCGCTGGTGTGCGTGGTGGTACGGCTGAGCGGGCGGCGGCTAGCCCCGCGAGCGGCGGCGGGCCGCGGCGGAGAGTCCCATCAGCAGCAGGCACACCGCCGAGGGCTCGGGGACGTTCAGGAAGGCGATGTCGGAAGCGCTGATCGTGGCGCCGGTCGCAAGGTAGGCGTCCTTCCACTGGCGGAAGTCGGCGAAGTCGACGAACTCGTCGCCGTTGAGGTCGCCTTCTGAGCGGAAAGTAACCGGCTGCAAGTAGTTGGTGCGGATCGGGTCGAGATCGTCGAACAGCTCCACGACCATGTCGCCGTCGGTGTCGCCGGGAACCGGCGGAGCTTCGTTCGTTTCGAGCAGCCAGATGCCCCAGTCGCGGGTGCCGCTGGCGGGCGCCCCGCCAGACTCGTCGTAGTAGGTGCCGCCGATGAACTCGTCGGCGCCGCTGTTCGAGTGGCGTAGAAGCCCCAGACTAGTCGCCTGGTCAAGGTTTGAGATCTCAATGCCGTAGCCCTGCGCGTCGGTATTCCGCGCGGGGAGCGTGAATAGATTGCTCTCGGTCAACGCCAGGCTCAGACGTTCGGTCGTCGCCGGGAGGTCCACGTCGAGCCCCAGCGTGATGGTTTCTAGCGGGTCGCCGATCGGCGCCCAGCCGCTGGCGTTCACGTCCTCTACCTCATAGAAGTCAAGCACCATGCCGCCATCGTTGCCGTTGAGGTCGACGGCCAGAATGATCTCGCCAACCACAAACTCGGTCGGGTTCTGGAAGGTCATCCGCAGCTGGCGCGTCCCCGCGATACCGCGGCTGGCCGGGCTGAAGTTCTCTGGGTTGAGGGTCTCGACCACTGCGCCGGTCGGCACGGCAGGGTCGGCGCTGAGCGTAACCAACGCGTGGGCCGAGGGCGCCGTGGCGGCGAGTGCGGCGGCGGCGCCGACGGCAATCCCATGCCGACGGACGAGTTCTATCAGACGAAGTGCGGAGTTGATCATGAAAGAATCCTGTTGTTGCCGCTGCCTTGGTAATCAAGCTCGCTTGGGCGGCCCGCCGTTTGCCGGGCCGCCCAAGCGGTTTTGCGAGTCAAATTGAGTCCGGACGCAACCATCCGGAGTAGGGTAAAAACGCCGCGTCGGCAGGCTAGCCGCGACCGCGACGCGTCCCCACGCCCACGACGCCGAGCAGCGTCAGCAGGAGCGAGGCAGGTTCGGGGACCGCGCCGGTCAGGGCCAGGCCAAAGTCACGCGTTGACGAGGTGCTGCCGTCGTCGCGGCGGTACATGCCGGCCGTGTAGAGGTCGGTCCCGTCGTTCGAGTGGTTCCACAGAAACGCGGTGCCGCCGGCGGGGTCGGCGCCCTGCACGCTCAGCGCGTAAGCCCCGGGGCTGAGCGAGAACTGTTCCGACGCGTCGAGCAAGATCTCGATGTTGCCGGCCCCACCGCTGGCGCCCAAAGCGGGCACGTTGATCAGGGCTCCAATCGGGCTGGTTTCGTCGGCAATCGAGGCGCCATCTAGTGGGTCGGCGATAGCGTACACGCCGACCGTCAGGGGTTGATTCTCATAGCCATTGGAGGACAGGTAAATCTTCTCAACCGTGATCGCGCTGCCGACAACGAAGCTCTGGCGGTTGATGCGGGCGGTGTTAACGCCACGCGCGCCGGGCGAGTTATTGTTGGCGTCGACGGTCTGCACGCCGCCGGTCGGCCAGGCGGCGTCCGTCGCGGTGATGACCGCCGCGTTGGCGCTGGGCGCCGCCGCCAACAGGCAGACAGCCGCTGAAGCGAATAGGAATCTCGAGGTGCAAGTCATGAGTTCTCCTCAGTGCTAGCCCTGCGAAAAGCAAGACCAACCAGTAACCAAGAAACGTGATAAGGGTCGCTGAAAGTGCGGACGAAACGGTCGCCGAGCCTGTCTGCCCCACCCATCCAAGTCGATGGACGGCAGGCGCGGACGACGTAGTAGTTTTCTGTTCTAAAAGACGACAACGATTGGCGACAGCCAACCACGACGCGGGCGCTTGATAGCGCGTTAGTGAGCAGCCTTGCGTCACCGCTCGGCCGACAAACGACAGCAAATCTGAAAAGCGGAGTCTAAAGAAAAGGTTAGTTATGCGGTCGATTGTCACCACCTAAAACTAAGGTGTCAACACAGTCGAAGCCAATGACTCAATAGAAGGCAGCCGCTCTGAACGGCCCTTGATTCCAGTACTTACAGCAACTCGCACCAACTTGCGAGCCTGGGCGCCGCGCTTGCAACCGGCGACCGCCGATGGCTGCATTCGGGGCCCCTTCAACTGCACTCGCATGCTGGCATCGTGTCCGCTAGGGGCTGCTTCTTTTTTGGGGGCGCCCCGCCATTTGCGTGAACCACCAAGCGGCCCATTTACGCCCCGCCGCGGCCGATTAACGCAAGCGGTGTTTGCGTTGAACGCCTGCGTCCGTCCGTCGAGGCCGACCGCGGCCGAGCTGAGCGGACTTAGCCTGAATAGGCGTGCGACTCGAGCTTTCGACCTCTCGATTGTCGGCCCTACCGCTGGCTCTGGATCCGAGACCACCGCATTTCATCGGCGGCAAGGACGCCGCAGGGCTGCTTTGCGTCGCGGCTCCCGATCGCGGTAGACTAGCTCTCCTACCGTTTCCTCATTACGCCGGGGCGCGGGCCGCATGACGAATCCTCCGGCCGGCACGCCCTCGAGGCGTTTGCCGTGCCCGTGCCTGGCGCTAGCTGCCTAGCATCCCGACCAGTATCCGAGAGTCGATAACAATGAAGCTTCTTCTCGCCCCGGCCGCATTGCTCCTCGCTGCCTGTCAGGTCTTCGCGACCCCGCCAGAGTCGCTGTCCGTTGGTGAGGGCTTCACCAATCCGATCGGCTACCACGACGCCACGCCGGCCTTCTCCTGGAAGCTTCCGGCGGGTGTGGAGTCGCAATCCGCCTACCGGATCGAGGCGACCTCCGGCGAATCCCGGTGGGACAGCGGGTGGGTCGAGTCGGCGCAGTCGACCTTTGTGCCGTACGGGGGCGAGCCGCTGGAGTCGCGGCAGCGGGTCGAGTGGCGGGTGCGCGTCCGCGACCAGGACGGCGCCGATTCTGGCTGGAGCGAGCCGGCCAACTTCGAGCTCGGCCTGCTCACGGCCGCCGACTGGCAAGCCCAATGGATCCGCCCTACCACCGAGGAGGAACACAACGCGGGCGACTACGAGCTCGTCAGGGCGGTCTACCGTTCGGTTGCCAACCCAGACAAGAACATCGACGTCACGGCGATTGTGCGCGAGCAACCGGACGGCTTCTCGGTCACCAACGACGCCATGGGGAGCGACCCCGCGCGCCTGGAACCGAAAGAGCTACTGATTGAGTACAAGCACGCCGGCGTCGCCAAGACCGTGACCTACCCAGAGAACCGGCCCGCCAGCTTCCCGCCCTCTCGCCTGCTCGGGGAACCGGTCGGCGTGCTGCGGCGCGAATTCTCGGTCGCCAAGTCGGTCGACCGGGCGCGGCTGTACGTCACGGCCCGGGGGTTGTTTGAAGTCAGCCTGAACGGCCAGCGGGTCGGCAACGACCACTTTGCTAATGGCTGGACCCCTTACCACAACCGCATCGACACCGTGACCTACGACGTCACCGACCACCTGCGAAAGGGCGAGAACTCGCTTGAGTCGCTGCTCGGCTACGGCTGGTACGCCGGCCGGCTGACCTGGACCGCCGGCAAGCAGGGCTTCTACGGCAAGCACCCCGAACTGCTGCTGCAGCTGGAAGTCACCTACGACGACGGCTCGACCGAGTCGGTCGTGTCGGACGGCGGCTGGGAGGGCGCGTTCGGCGGCCCCGTGCAGACCTCCAGCATCTACGACGGAGAGGAGTACGACGCCCGCGACACCAAGATCTCCTGGGCCCCGGTCGTGGCCAACGCGGATCTCGGCGAGCAGCAGCTGATACCCAAGCCGTTCGCCCCGGTCCGCGAGACGCGAACCCTCGCCGCCCAGCAGATCACCGAGCCGGAGCCGGGACGCTTCGTGTTCGACCTCGGGCAGAACATGGTTGGCTGGGCGCGGCTGCAGATGCCGGTCGAGAAAGACCAGCAGATCACGATTCGCTTCGCCGAGATGCTCAACGACGACGGCACGCTCTACACCGTCAACTACCGCAACGCCAAGTCGGTCGACTCGTACACCGCCGCCGAATCAGGGGTGATCGACTGGCAGCCGCGGTTCACCTTCCACGGCTTCCGCTACGTCGAGCTGTCGGGCCTGCCCGACGGCGTCGCGCCGCGCAAGGACTGGGTAACCGGCGTCGTGACCCACTCGGACCTGAAGCCGATCGGCGAGTTTAAGTCGTCGCACGCGAAGCTCAACCAGCTGCAGAGCAACATCCTGTGGGGCTGGCGGGGCAACTCGGTCGACATCCCCACCGACTGCCCGCAGCGCGACGAGCGGCTCGGCTGGACCGGCGACGCGCAGGCGTTCTGCCCCACGGCGATGCTCAACTACGACTGCCTGGCGTTCTGGAAGAGCTGGCTCGGCTCCATGCGGGACGACCAGTTCCCCGACGGCCGCGTCCCGCACGTTATCCCCGACGTCCTGCGCGGCGGCGACAGCCCCGGCTGGCAGGACGCCGCGACGATGATCCCGTGGGAGGTCTACCTGCGGACCGGCGACAAGGAGGTGCTGTCGGAGAACTACGAGATGATGGAGAAGTTTGTCGGCTGGTACCGCCAGCAGTCGGTCGACTGGCTGTCGCCCAACATCAAGGGCTACGGCGACTGGCTGCAGCCGTACTCCGACCGCACCAAGGGCGACACGCCGCACGCGCTGCTCGGCGCCGCGTTCCACGCCCACAGCACCGAGATCCTGGCCAACTCCGCCCGGGTCCTCGGCCGCGAGGAGGACGCCCGCCGCTACGCCGACGAGGCCGCCAAGATCAAGCAGGCGTTCGCCGCTTACTACCTCGACAGCGGGGGCAAGCTGCAGAACGCCCCGGAAACGCAGACCGCCTACGTGCTGACGCTCGCGTTCGAGCTGGTCCCCGAGGAATCGCGGGCCAAGGTCGGCAAGCACCTGGTGCGGCTGATCGAGGAGGCCGACGGGCACCTCCGCACGGGCTTCCTGGGAACGCCCTACCTCACCAAGACGCTCGACGACATCGGCCGCCCCGACCTGGCCTACGACCTGCTGTTCAAGGAGACCTACCCCTCGTGGTTCTACTCGATCAATCAGGGCGCCACGACCATGTGGGAGCGGTGGAACAGCTACACGCGGGATAAAGGTTTCGGCGACCCCGGCATGAACTCGTTCAACCACTACGCCTACGGGGCGATCGGCCAGTGGATGTACGAGCGGGTGGCCGGCCTGGCGATCGACCCCGCACACCCGGGGTACAAGCACTTCTTTGTCCGGCCGCTGATCGGCGACCAGCTCGACTCGGCCCAGGCCGAGATCGAGACCCCCTACGGCCGAGCCGCCAGCGCGTGGGAGAAGCAGGGCGACCGGGTCGTGATGGAAATTGTGGTGCCGCCCAACACGACCGCCACGGTCGAATTCCCCGACGGCCGCGAGCCGGTGACCCTCGCAGCGGGCGAGCACCGCTTCGAGTCCCGTTTCCCATCCCACCCGGTGAATTAGCGCCGCGGCATGGTTTTGTGCCTTAACTTCCCCGATCGGCGTCGGCTGCTGGCCCGACGCTACGGGGGCTTGCGTGCCCGCAAAGTTTGACACGCCGACGATCGGCGGCGAGAATCCGGCTAACCGCCGAGCTACGGCGGACGCCTCCTACTGGGATTCTCGCAATGAAACGCCTCTTCTCCGCTGCGCTGCTGGCGCTGACGCCCTTGTCGTTCTTTTGCCACGCCGCGGCGGCCGATGACAACTCCGCTGCCGGCGTGGCCGACGCCGTGTCGGAACGCCTCAGCGCGTACCTCACCGCCTTCAACGACCACGACGCCGACGCGGTCGCCGCGTTCTGGGCAGAAGACGGGGTGTCGACCAACGAAGAGACCGGCGAACGGGTGACCGGCCGTGACGCCATCCGCGACGACCTCGCGGCGTTCTTCTCCGACAACCCCGCGGCCAAGCTCACCGGCGAGGTGACCGAGGTGCGGTCCGTCCACCCCGAGGTGGCGATCGCCGAGGGCGTGGCCACGCTGTTCCTCCCCGAGACCGAGCCGACCCCTTCGGCGTTCACCGCAGTGATGGCGAAGACCGGCGGCCAGTGGCTGCTGGAGAGCTCGGGCGAACGCCCCCTGCCGACGCCCGAGTCGTCGGCGACGGCGCTCGAGGAGCTGAGCTGGCTGATCGGCCGCTGGCAGGACGACACCGAGGGCGTGGCGGTCGACACGACGGTGCGGTGGTCGCCGAACAAGGCGTTCCTGATCCGGTCGTACCGCGCCGAGTACGACGACGGCGGGTCGTTCGAAGGGACGCAGGTCATCGGCTGGCACCCGCTCGACAAGTCGTTCCGCACCTGGAGCTTCAACTCCGACGGCTCGTTCGGCGAAGGGGTCGCCTCGCGCAGCGGCGACGAGTGGCTGCTCAAGTCGACCGACGTGCACAGCGACGGCGTGGTCTCGACCTACACGCAGGTGATCCGGCCGGTCGACGAGCAGACCCTGGAGGTCCAAAAGATCGGCCGCACCGAGGACGGCGCTCCCCTGCCCTCGACCGAGCCGATCACCGTACGGCGGGCGCCCGACGCCGCGTTGACGACCGAGCAGGAGGCGCAGCCGTGAACACCCCAATCAAACTAGCAGCGGTCGCCCTGGCGCTCGCCCTCGCAATGCCTGACGCGTGCTCCGCCGTCGGCCGACGCGGTGGGGGTGGTGGCGGTGGTCGTGGCGGCGGAGGCGTTTCCCGCGGCGGTGGCGGCGGTCGCCCCGCCATTAGTGCTCCCGGCGGCGGCCGCGCGCCAAGCCGGATGCCCAGCGCAAATAGAGCCCCGAGCGGCGGCCGCGCGCCGAGCATCAGCCGCCCCAGCACGCGGCCATCGACGCCGTCTATGACGCAACGCCCCAACGTGACTCGGCCCAATACAGGACGGCCCAATACGGGGCGACCCAGCACCGGGCAACCCAGCGGCGCAATCAAGCCATCAACCCAGCCCGGCCGTCTCCCCGCGGCGCCGTCGGCCCGCCCCACCACCAGACCGAACAACCGCCTCCCTAGCCCGCCACAGACCAAGCCCGCCACTCGCCCGTCGACCCGGCCATCATCACGCCCGCCGAGACCCCCGGGGCAAGGCAGCGGCGGCTCGGTGGGTCGTCCCGGCGCCAAACCACCGACCAGCCTGCCAGGGGGCGTCCATCGCCCGTCGACCAAGCCAGGCGCCAAGCCGGGCAACCGGCCGGGGACCCGCCCCTCGCCGGGTGACGTCGGCGATTTCCTGGGGATCGGCAAGCCGGTCCGCCCCGAACGCCCGACGACCCTGCCCGGCCGTGTGCCCGGCGGCGTCGGCGACCGGCCCGGCCAAGGCAACCGGCCCGGCCAAGGCAATCGTCCCGGACAGGGCAACCGCCCGGGCGATGGAAACCGCCCCGGCAACGGCATCGTCGACCGCCCTGGCGGCGGACGCCCCGACCGGCCGGTCGTGCGTCCCGGCAGCGGGGGCGGGCGGCCAGGCTACGGCAATCGGCCCAGCTACGGAAATTGGCCCAGCAACAACGTCATCAACCAACGGCCGAGCTGGTCGAACATTGGCAACAACTACTACACGAACGTCAACAACCGCTGGAACAACGCGATTACCCGCCCGGTGAACCCCGGCTGGCGCCGCCCGGCCGACAACCGCCTGGGCTACTGGAACGGCTGGGGGACCGGCGTCCGCCACCACTGGAACCATTACCACCAGCACCAGTACTGGTTCAACAGCGGCTGGTGGGCGTACCACCGCCCGCCGCTGGGGGGCTGGCACTACCACTACGCGACGCGCCCCTACCGCTGGAACTACTGGTGGGGCGTGCCGACCTGGGCGGCCTACAACAACTGGTTCACCTGGTCCACGCCGGCGACGACACTGTCGGAGCCGATCTACTACGACTACGGCTCGGACGGCAACGTGGTGTACCAGGACAACTCGGTCTACCTCGGCGGGACCGAGGTCGGCACGGCCGAGGAGTTCGCCGCGTCCGCGATGGAGCTCGCCACGGTCGAGCCGCCCGAGTCGGCCGAAGCAGCCGAAGAGGCCGAGTGGATGGCGCTCGGCACGTTCGCCGTGTCGACCGACGAGCGCGACACCGACCCGAACCTCACGGTGCAGCTCGCCGTCAACCGCGAGGGCGTCGTGAGCGGCACGCTCTACAACGTCGACGCCGACCAGGCCCAGGCCGTGCAGGGCCGCGTCGACCCGGAGACCCAACGCGTCGCGATCCGCTTCGGCGAGAACGAGGAGCTCGTCGCCGAGACCGGCCTGTACAACCTCACCCAAGAAGAAGTCCCGGTGCTGGTGCACTTTGGCGGCGACCAGACCGAGACCTACCTGATGGTGCGGCTGGAGGCTGGTGAAGACGAGGGCGAGGAGTAGTCCGCGCCTAGTCTAAAGAACTGGCGGCCCGGTTCCCGACTTCGGGAACCGGGTTCGTTCATTCTCACCGCACGCGTCGACGGCGGGTGATCGCATGCCCACAAGAGCGTGAGCATGGCGCCTGGCAGTTCCCCTCAGCAAGCGGGTAACAAGGCGTAGTAGACTTATTTTCTTTCTTTCGTCGCGCAGAACGGGTATCCTGCTGTGCGTGCACGCACTCCGGTGGCGAGCCCAAATTGCTCCGTTCGGAGCTCGCTCGTCTCCGCGCTCTACTCCTAGACATTTGAGGAGGTTCAGCTCATGAGTTGCATCCTGATGCCGCGCTTCGCGCTTGCTGCGGTCTTGTCTTTGCTCTGCTCGCCTGCGGTCTCGGCAGTCATGATCGATACTGTGTCGGTCGGTGACCCAGGCAACGCTGGCGAAGTCAAAGGGCAGGGAACCTTCGGCGCTGTGAACTATGATTACCGCATCGGTACATACGAAGTGACAAATTCCCAGTACGCGGAATTCCTCAACGCCAAAGCCGCCAGCGATCCGCTCGCGCTCTACAACTCCGTGATGGACGCAGATATCCGCGGTGGCATCACGCAGAACGGCTCCAGCGGCAGTTTTACTTACTCGGTCAAGCAGAACATGGCCGACAAGCCGGTGATTTGGCTATCTTGGTACAGTGCGCTCCGTTTCACCAACTGGCTCCACAACGGTCAAGGCAACGGCGACACGGAGACCGGCGCCTATTTGCTTACCGGCGGAACGCCGATTCCTAGCAACGGCAACTCCATTACGCGAATCGCGGGCGCGCGCTGGTTTCTTCCCTCAGAGGACGAATGGTACAAGGCTGCCTACTACGATCCGACGCTCAACGGCGGATCGGGCGGTTACTTCGACTATGCCACCCACAGCGACCTTGGCCCAACCGTTGCGACGGCCAACTCTAATGGCGATATTTCTAATCCCGGCACGAACAT containing:
- a CDS encoding PEP-CTERM sorting domain-containing protein, with translation MINSALRLIELVRRHGIAVGAAAALAATAPSAHALVTLSADPAVPTGAVVETLNPENFSPASRGIAGTRQLRMTFQNPTEFVVGEIILAVDLNGNDGGMVLDFYEVEDVNASGWAPIGDPLETITLGLDVDLPATTERLSLALTESNLFTLPARNTDAQGYGIEISNLDQATSLGLLRHSNSGADEFIGGTYYDESGGAPASGTRDWGIWLLETNEAPPVPGDTDGDMVVELFDDLDPIRTNYLQPVTFRSEGDLNGDEFVDFADFRQWKDAYLATGATISASDIAFLNVPEPSAVCLLLMGLSAAARRRSRG
- a CDS encoding formylglycine-generating enzyme family protein, giving the protein MSCILMPRFALAAVLSLLCSPAVSAVMIDTVSVGDPGNAGEVKGQGTFGAVNYDYRIGTYEVTNSQYAEFLNAKAASDPLALYNSVMDADIRGGITQNGSSGSFTYSVKQNMADKPVIWLSWYSALRFTNWLHNGQGNGDTETGAYLLTGGTPIPSNGNSITRIAGARWFLPSEDEWYKAAYYDPTLNGGSGGYFDYATHSDLGPTVATANSNGDISNPGTNIANYDRGADWVNPSLTTDLTRGSVTTVGSAGPMSESYYGTYDQSGNAEEFLETFSLGSSSRLVRGGSFDTGLAVDISSAFHLSLNHASTGNRTGFRVAAVVPEPSAFLLVFAAAACYKAKAYGNARRT
- a CDS encoding family 78 glycoside hydrolase catalytic domain, whose translation is MKLLLAPAALLLAACQVFATPPESLSVGEGFTNPIGYHDATPAFSWKLPAGVESQSAYRIEATSGESRWDSGWVESAQSTFVPYGGEPLESRQRVEWRVRVRDQDGADSGWSEPANFELGLLTAADWQAQWIRPTTEEEHNAGDYELVRAVYRSVANPDKNIDVTAIVREQPDGFSVTNDAMGSDPARLEPKELLIEYKHAGVAKTVTYPENRPASFPPSRLLGEPVGVLRREFSVAKSVDRARLYVTARGLFEVSLNGQRVGNDHFANGWTPYHNRIDTVTYDVTDHLRKGENSLESLLGYGWYAGRLTWTAGKQGFYGKHPELLLQLEVTYDDGSTESVVSDGGWEGAFGGPVQTSSIYDGEEYDARDTKISWAPVVANADLGEQQLIPKPFAPVRETRTLAAQQITEPEPGRFVFDLGQNMVGWARLQMPVEKDQQITIRFAEMLNDDGTLYTVNYRNAKSVDSYTAAESGVIDWQPRFTFHGFRYVELSGLPDGVAPRKDWVTGVVTHSDLKPIGEFKSSHAKLNQLQSNILWGWRGNSVDIPTDCPQRDERLGWTGDAQAFCPTAMLNYDCLAFWKSWLGSMRDDQFPDGRVPHVIPDVLRGGDSPGWQDAATMIPWEVYLRTGDKEVLSENYEMMEKFVGWYRQQSVDWLSPNIKGYGDWLQPYSDRTKGDTPHALLGAAFHAHSTEILANSARVLGREEDARRYADEAAKIKQAFAAYYLDSGGKLQNAPETQTAYVLTLAFELVPEESRAKVGKHLVRLIEEADGHLRTGFLGTPYLTKTLDDIGRPDLAYDLLFKETYPSWFYSINQGATTMWERWNSYTRDKGFGDPGMNSFNHYAYGAIGQWMYERVAGLAIDPAHPGYKHFFVRPLIGDQLDSAQAEIETPYGRAASAWEKQGDRVVMEIVVPPNTTATVEFPDGREPVTLAAGEHRFESRFPSHPVN
- a CDS encoding PEP-CTERM sorting domain-containing protein (PEP-CTERM proteins occur, often in large numbers, in the proteomes of bacteria that also encode an exosortase, a predicted intramembrane cysteine proteinase. The presence of a PEP-CTERM domain at a protein's C-terminus predicts cleavage within the sorting domain, followed by covalent anchoring to some some component of the (usually Gram-negative) cell surface. Many PEP-CTERM proteins exhibit an unusual sequence composition that includes large numbers of potential glycosylation sites. Expression of one such protein has been shown restore the ability of a bacterium to form floc, a type of biofilm.) codes for the protein MTCTSRFLFASAAVCLLAAAPSANAAVITATDAAWPTGGVQTVDANNNSPGARGVNTARINRQSFVVGSAITVEKIYLSSNGYENQPLTVGVYAIADPLDGASIADETSPIGALINVPALGASGGAGNIEILLDASEQFSLSPGAYALSVQGADPAGGTAFLWNHSNDGTDLYTAGMYRRDDGSTSSTRDFGLALTGAVPEPASLLLTLLGVVGVGTRRGRG
- a CDS encoding YybH family protein yields the protein MKRLFSAALLALTPLSFFCHAAAADDNSAAGVADAVSERLSAYLTAFNDHDADAVAAFWAEDGVSTNEETGERVTGRDAIRDDLAAFFSDNPAAKLTGEVTEVRSVHPEVAIAEGVATLFLPETEPTPSAFTAVMAKTGGQWLLESSGERPLPTPESSATALEELSWLIGRWQDDTEGVAVDTTVRWSPNKAFLIRSYRAEYDDGGSFEGTQVIGWHPLDKSFRTWSFNSDGSFGEGVASRSGDEWLLKSTDVHSDGVVSTYTQVIRPVDEQTLEVQKIGRTEDGAPLPSTEPITVRRAPDAALTTEQEAQP